The following nucleotide sequence is from Pseudonocardia sp. C8.
CGTCGCGCTCTCGAAACCTCAGTACCGATGCGCGCTCCGCACGCTCCGCGCTCAGTACCGATGCGCGCTCCGCACGCTCCGCGCTCAGTACCGGTAGTGCTCCGGCTTGTACGGCCCCTCGACGTCCACGCCGATGTACTCGGCCTGGTCCTTGGTGAGGGTGGTCAGCTCCCCGCCGAGCGCCAGCACGTGCACCCGGGCGACCTTCTCGTCCAGGTGCTTGGGCAGCCGGTACACCTCGTTGTCGTACTCCTCGTGCTTGGTGAACAGCTCGATCTGGGCGATCGTCTGGTTCGCGAAGGAGTTCGACATCACGAACGACGGGTGGCCGGTCGCGTTGCCCAGGTTCATCAGGCGGCCCTCGGAGAGCACCAGGATCGTGTGCCCGTCCGGGAAGACCCACTCGTCGACCTGCGGCTTGATGTTGACCTTGTTGATGCCCGGGATCCGGGCCAGGCCGGCCATGTCGATCTCGTTGTCGAAGTGACCGACGTTGCAGAGGATCGCCTGGTGCTTCATCTTCTGCATGAGCTCGGTGGTGATGATGTCCTTGTTGCCGGTCGTGGTGACGACCACGTCGGCGGTGTGGATCACGTCCTCCACCTTCGCCACCTGGAAGCCCTCGAGCAGGGCCTGCAGGGCGCAGATCGGGTCGATCTCGGAGACGATCACGCGGCAGCCCTGGCCCGCGAGCGCCTCGGCCGAGCCCTTGCCCACGTCGCCGTAGCCGCAGACGACCGCGACCTTGCCGCCGAGCAGCACGTCGGTGGCCCGGTTCAGGCCGTCGATCAGCGAGTGCCGGATGCCGTACTTGTTGTCGAACTTCGACTTGGTGACCGAGTCGTTGACGTTGATCGCCGGGAACAGCAGCTGGCCCTGCTCGGCCAGCTGGTAGAGCCGGTTGACGCCGGTGGTGGTCTCCTCGGTGACCCCGCGGATGTCCGAGGCGATGGTGGTCCAGCGCTTCGGGTCCTCGGCCAGCGAGCGGCGCAGGGTCTCCAGGATGACCCGGTACTCGTCGGGGACCGTCAGGTCGTCGTCGGCGACGGTCGGGACCGCGCCGGCCTTCTCGAACTCGACGCCCTTGTGGACGAGCAGGGTCGCGTCACCGCCGTCGTCAAGGATCATGTTCGGGCCGACGATGTTGCCCTGCTCGTCGCGGAACTTGAACAGCTGCTCGGTGCACCACCAGTAGTCCTCGAGCGTCTCGCCCTTCCAGGCGAACACCGGGACACCCTGCGGGTTCTCCGGGGTGCCGTGCGGGCCGACGACGGTCGCGGCGGCCGCGTAGTCCTGCGTGGAGAAGATGTTGCAGGACACCCAGCGCACCTGCGCGCCCAGGCTGACCAGGGTCTCGATGAGCACCGCGGTCTGCGTGGTCATGTGCAGCGAGCCGGCGATCCGGGCACCGGCGAGCGGCTTCGCCTCGGCGTACTCCCGGCGCAGGTCGATCAGGCCCGGCATCTCGTTCTCGGCCAGCCGGATGTCCTTGCGGCCGTACTCCGCCTCGTTGATGTCGGCGATCGCGAAGTCCAGGCCGTTCACGTTCTGCAGCTTCGGGTGGCCGGTGGTCTCGGATGCGGTCATGGGGTGCGTGCGCCTCCTCGGGCGATCGGGTCGATCTCGTCCGTACGGCCGGGACGACCGGCCGGGAACCTCGAACGGGAAGGGAGCCCCGGCGACGGGGAGGCGGCGCGTGCACGAATCACGGCGACCTCCCTCCTCGTCGGAGACAGGCGCCCTTTCTCGTCCGTGCCGGGCCGGACCCCGAGCGTGGCGGCCGCCACCCCACGGGGTGCACGACCGCTGCAGCGCCTCTCGGTGCCCGGCTCTCTCGCGGGCTCCATCGTTCCCAGGCACCGCGGGGGTGTCAACCGGGCGTGATCATCCCGGCAGGCGCTCGGCGAGCAGCGACCGGGCCGCCCCGTGCCGACCGTGCGCGGCGAGCAGGCCCGCCGGGGCCAGCACCGACTCGCTGTCCACCCGGACCTCCACCTGCGCGAGCGCGGGCAGCAGCACCGGGTCGTGACGCACCGTCCCGGCGACCGCGGCGAGCCCGGCCGGGTCCCGCTGGCGGAACACCCCACCGGTCAGGACGACGAGACCGATCTCACCGTGCGCGTCCGGCGGCGGGGCGGCACCGGGTTCGGTGGCGACCGCGCCGACCGGGACGCCCGCGTCGAGCCGGCCCGTGTACCGCAGGTGCCTGCGCAGCGCGACGACGGCGGCGACCGCGGCCAGCCTGCGGTCCTCCGCCGCGGCACCCCGGTCGGCCGGCACCGCCGGCCCGGACCCCTCCAGCGCGGCGACCGCCGGGCCGAGCAGGTCGGCCTCGACCGGATCCATGATCCCCTCGGTCTGGCCCTCGACGAGGACGCCGCCCGCACCGTCCCGGACCCCGAGGTCACCCTCGACCGTCATGACGGCCGGCCCGCCCGACGGTGTGGCCAGGTGCACGTCCGTCGTCGCCGACCCGACGTCGACCACGACCACCCGGGAGCCGGTGAGCCGGGCCAGCGCCTCGGCCCCGGCGGCCACCGCGGCCGGCGTCCGGGTCGGGGCGAGCGCCGCGAACCGGCCCGGCCCTGGCCGCATGCCGAGCACCTGGCGGGCGTAGAGATCGGCGACGGCGTCGCGCACCGGGCCGGGCACGATCTCGCCGGGCCGCGGCACGAGGTCGGGGCACGTCGTCACCGCGCGCCCGCCTGCCCGGAGCAGGCCGAGCGCGTCGTCACGCAGGTCGTCGGCCACCGCCAGCAGGACCGGCCAGCGGCCCCGGATCCGGGCCAGCCGGCGCGCGTTGTGCAGCAGGACGCCCGGATCGTCACCGGCGGAGCCGCCGAGCAGCAGGACCGCGCCGGGCCGCTGCCCGGCCAGCTCGCGGGCACCGTCGCTCTCCAGCGGCCCGGCGTGCACGCCGACCACCCGGGCCCCGGCCGAGTGGCACACCCGGTGTCCCGCCTCGGTCGAGGTGAGCCGCTCCGCCCCGACGACGGCCAGCCGCAGCGGCCCGCCCGCCGAGGAGCAGGCCAGCACGTCCGGGGCGAGGCCGCCGGCCCGCCGGCCGACCGAGGCGACGGCCGCGGCGACCGCGGCGTCGATGCCCTCCAGCACGTCCGCGGTCGTGGGGTGCTCGGCGAAACCCTCCGGGGTGCCGTCCGGGCGGATCAGCACCGCCTTCGTCCAGGACGAGCCGACGTCCAGGCAGACCGCGGCGGAGTCCGGGGTTCCCGGGCCCGCGGAACGCGGATCGGTCATGGACGGCGAGCCTAGTGCGCCGTGGACCCGATCGGGACGGGCTCGCGCCGCGGACGACGACGGCGGCGCCCCGGAGTCCGGGACGCCGCCGCCGTCGTCGTGGGTCGTGGGTCGGTCAGGCCTTGTCGCCGGTCAGCACCCGGCTGTGCCGGCGGCCGTAGAGGAAGTAGACGGCCGTGCCGATGATCATCCAGAGGATGAACCGCAGCCAGGTGGAGCCCGGCAGGAACAGCGCCACCGCGAAGCACAGGATCGCCGAGAGGATCGGCAGGACCGGCATCAGCGGCACCCGGAACGTGCGGTGCAGGTCGGGCCGGGTCCGCCGGAGCACGATGACGCCGATCGACACCAGCACGAACGCGGCCAGGGTGCCGATGTTGACGAGGTTGGCGAGCTCGGTCAGCTCCAGGAAGCCGCTGAGGGCCGCGGCCACCACACCGGTGATGATCGTCAGCCGGTACGGGGTGCGGAACGTCGGGTGCACCTTGCCCAGCGCCGGCGGCAGCAGGTGGTCGCGGCTCATCGCGAACGCCACCCGGGTCTGGCCGAGCATCAGCGTCATGATCACGACGGTGAGCCCGATCAGGATGCCGAGCGAGATGATGAACTCCGCCGCCGGTACGCCGGTCGCCGCCATCGCGGCCGCCGCGGGCGCCTCCACGCCGAGCTGGTCGTACGGCAGGATCCCGGTGTAGATCAGCGACACGATGATGTAGAGCACGGTCGCGATCGCCAGCGAGGCGATGATCCCGATCGGCATCGTCCGCTGCGGGTTCTTCACCTCCTCGGACAGCGTCGCGACGATGTCGAAGCCCAGGTAGGCGAAGAACACGATCGCCGCACCGGTGAACACGCCGGTCAGGCCGAAGCCGGTGTCGATGCCGAAGATCTGCAGCAGCAGCGGCTGCCCGCCGACGGCCTCGGAGTAGTCGGCCGGCTGCGACGGCGGGATGAACGGCGTCCAGTTCGCGCCGGACACGTAGAAGGCGCCGATGAGGATGATGCCGGCGACGATCAGCAGCTTGAGCGTGGTGATCGTGGCGTTCACCCACGCCGACAGCTTGATCCCGATGATCAGCACGACCATCATCGCCAGCGCGACGAACACCGCGGGCAGGTCGATCACCCCGCCGCTGCCGGGGCCGCCCGAGATGGCCTCGGGCACCTCGAGCCCCAGTCCGCCCAGGACGCTGTCGAAGTACCCGCTCCAGCCCTTGGCGACCGTGGCCGCGCCGAGCGTGAACTCCAGGATCAGGTCCCAGCCGATCATCCAGGCGATGAACTCGCCCATCGAGGCGTAGGAGAACGTGTACGCGCTGCCCGCGACCGGCACCGTCGAGGCGAACTCCGCGTAGCAGAGCGCCGCGAGGGCACACACGATGCCGCTGACCAGGAAGGACAGTGAGACAGCCGGGCCCGAGTACAGGGCCGCCGCCTCACCCGCGAGGACGAAGACACCGGTGCCGATCAGCACGCCGATGCCCATGACCGTGAGCTGTACCGGTCCGAGGGCCTTCTTGAGCTGGAACTCCGGTTCTTCGGTGTCCAGGATTGCTTGCTCCACCGTCTTGGTGCGGAACATGCCGCCACCACGGTTCGTGACCGTCATGGGCGGTGAAGCTACGGCCGCGGTGCGGGCTTCGTCACGCACACGGGGGAAGATTTAGGGTCACGATAAGGTTGCGCATCCGGGCGGGCCGTGCTCGACGACGGCGGGTTGCCGGAGCCCGGCAGCGGACGTGTTCCCGGCCGTGGTCGATCTGTACGGCTGCGCCCGTGAGGGGGCGGGAACGCGCTACTCGACGGGCGCCGCGCGGTCGATCAGCACGACACCGCCCTGGCGCGGGCAGGAAAGGGCTACTCGACGGGCATCGCCCCGTCGATCAACACTCTCGCGCCCCGCCAAGGAGAGAAACGCGCCCCTCGAACCGGGCAGTCGATCCGGCACCCGGCGCGGTCCGGACCGGCCTCAGAGCGCGTCGCCGGCCAGGAACACCGTGGCGCCCGCGTCGCCGGTGGTCAGCACCGCGCCGGTGTCGGTGGCGGCCAGGAACACCGCCGCGCCGCGCGGCAGCTCCACCGTGCTGCCGTGCACCTCCACCGCGGCCTCGCCCGCCGTGCACAGCATGATCCGGGCACCGGTGCCGGGCACGTCGAGCTTGTCCCGGCCGGTGGTGTCGGCCCGGCGCAGCAGGAACTCCTCGACGGGCACCTCGTAGCGCTGCCAGCCGTCGGTGCCCGGGTCGGGGGACGGCCGCCGGACCGGGGGCGGCGGCGCGGCGAAGTCGAGCACCCGCAGCAGCTCCGGGACGTCGACGTGCTTGGGGGTCAGGCCGCCACGCAGCACGTTGTCCGAGTTCGCCATCAGCTCGATGCCGGCCCCGGTCAGGTACGCGTGCAGGTTCCCGGCCGGCAGGTACAGCCCCTCCCCGGGCTTCAGGGTGATCCGGTTGAGCAGCAGCGCGGCGAGCACGCCGGCGTCGTTCGGGTAGCGCTCGGAGAGGTCGAGGACCATCTTCGCCTCGCCCTCCCACGCACCGGGGTCGCCCGCCAGCAGGCGGACCGCTCCCTCCTGCAGGGCCGGGACGAGGCTGTCGAGCATCGACTGGGGCAGCGTGATCCAGGTGGTGAACAGCGCGCGCAGGCCGTCCGGGCCGGGCTGGCCGGCGAGCAGGTCGACGTGCGGCGCCAGCTGCGGCACGTCCAGCGCGCGGAGCAGCGCGACGGTGCGGTTGGGCTCGCGGAACCCGACGAGCGCGACGAAGTCGGTGAGCGCGCAGAGCAGCTCCGGCTTGTGGTTGGCGTCGCGGTAGTTGCGGTCCGGTGCGTCGACGGCGATCCCGGCGGCGTTCTCCCGGGCCCAGCCCTCACGGGCTTGCTCCAGGCTCGGGTGTGCCTGCAGCGACAGCGGCTCCTCGGCGGCGAGGACCTTGAGCAGGAACGGGAGCCTGCCCTCCCAGCGGTCCCGCCCGGGCCCCAGCGCGGCCGCCGGGTCGTCGGCGATGAGCTCGCACAGCGGGCGCGGCGCGCCGCGGCCCTGGACGGTCGACGGTGCCGCCGGGTGCGCGCCCAGCCACAGCTCGGCCTGCGGGTGCGGGGACGGCACCGGTTCGCCGAGGAGGTCGGCGATCACGGTCCGCGACCCCCAGGCGTAGGTCCGGATCGGGTTCTCCAGCAGTTCCACGGGTCTCCCGGGGTCAGTGCACTCAGGTGTCAGGTGGCGAGCGTGGCGCGGGTGGCCAGGCCCAGGTAGACGGCGGCGATGTCGGCCCGTACCGCGAGCACGCCGGCGCGGCGCAGCACGGCGTCCGGGGTGCCGCGGGGCACCTCCTCCACGGGGTGGGCCACGTCGGCGGTCGGCCATTCACGGCCGAGGACGCGCCGGCTGACCAGCTGCGGGTCCTCCTCGCCGGTGCCGAGCAGCACCAGCCGGGGCGGTGGGGCCGCGTCACCCGGGGCCGGGTCGTCGAACGGGTCGTGGAAGACGTCCCGCTCGCGGTCCGCCACGTCGACGGCCACGCGCAGCCCGGCGAGCGTGCCGGCCTGGCCGAGGATCTCGGCGTGCGCGACGACGCCCGCGTGCGTGGCCAGCGCGGCCGCACCGTGCCGGGCGACGGCGGCGGCCGCCGCGTCGACCCCCCACAGCAGCGGGGTCCGCTCGGCCAGCCGCAGCGCGAGCGACTTGGCGGGGTTCACGAACGGCTCGTGGCCGGGCTGGCTGCGCTCGGCCTCGGCGTCGAGGGCCTCGGCCAGCGCGTCGAGGTCGGGGGCCGGTGAGATCAGCTCGAGCTCGGCGACGGTGACGAGCGCGACGGCGAGTGCCTGGGCGAAGCCGAGACCGCCGGGGAGCGGGATCCGCGGCTCCACCAGCCGGGCGCGGCCGGCTCCGGCCTGGGCGACCGGGCCGGTGTCCGGGGTGGACAGGATCACCTCGGCGCCGCGGCGGACCGCGACCGCCACCGAGTCGGCCAGCTCCGGGTCCACCGGATCGCCGGTGTGCGCGACGACGACGTCCAGCGGACCGATCCAGCCGGGCACCCGGTCGGCGTGCACGACCGGGACCGGGCAGCGGTCGCCCAGCAGCGCGGTCACCAGGTCGGCGACGGCGCCCGACACCCCCGGCCGGCGCAGGAACACCAGTGCCCGCGGCCGGTGCCCGCGCAGGCGCTCCAGCCCCGCCTCCGCGCAGGCTTGCACGGCGGACCGGACCTGGGCGCCCGCGGTCGCGGCGGCCCGCAGGACACCGGTGGTGTCCCGGGCGGCCAGCTGGCCCGGATCGGCCAGCAGGGTGTCGTCGAGCACGCCGTTCACCCGTCGTCCCTCGCCGGCCCGGTACCCGGGAGGGCCTCGTCCAGCAACAGGACCGGGATCCCGCCGGTGACCGGGTAGGAGCGTCCGCAGTCGGTGCAGGTGAGCGTGCCGTCCCCGGGCGTCAGGGGCGCGTGCGCGTCGCACGGGCAGGCCAGGATCTCCAGCAGCTGCGGGTCGAGCTGTACGGACACGGTTCTCCTCGTCGTCTGGTCTCGGACGTCGATGCTGCCACCACGCCCCGTCACCGCGCGGCATCCGACCGGGTGCCGGCGATACCCGCCCCGGTCACCGGGGGTACCCACGGTCAGGATCGGACGACCGCGAGCACCTCGTCGACCAGCGCGCGGACCGCCGCGTCGTCGGCCGCCTCCACGTTGAGCCGCAGCAGCGGCTCGGTGTTCGACGCCCGCAGGTTGAACCACGAACCGTCCGCCAGCGTGACGGTGAGGCCGTCGAGCCGGTCCAGCTCGACCCCGTCCCGGGAGCCGAAGACCTCCTCGATCTCGGCGACCGTCGCGGCCTGGTCGGTGACCGTGGAGTTGATCTCACCGGAGGCGGCGTAACGGTCGTAGCCCGCCATCAGCCCCGACAGGGGGCCGCGACCGGCCGCCCGGTGCTCGCCCAGCGCCGCCAGCAGGTGCAGCGCGGCGAGCATCCCGGAGTCGGCCTTCCAGAAGTCCCGGAAGTAGTAGTGCGCCGAGTGCTCGCCGCCGAACACCGCGCCGGTCTCGGCCATCGTCTGCTTGATGAACGAGTGCCCGACCCGGGTGCGGACCGGCCGGCCGCCGTGCTCGGCGACCAGCTCGGGGACCGCCCGGGAGGTGATCAGGTTGTGGATCACGGCGACGTCGGTCTCGCCGGCCGCGCTGGCGCGGTCCAGCTCGCGCGCGGCGACCAGGCCGGTGATCGCGCTGGGGCTGACCGCCTCGCCGCGCTCGTCCACGGCGAAGCACCGGTCGGCGTCGCCGTCGAAGGCCAGGCCCAGGTCGGCGCCCTCCATGACGACGGCCTTCTGCAGGTCCACCAGGTTCGCCGGGTCGAGCGGGTTCGCCTCGTGGTTCGGGAAGGTGCCGTCGAGCTCGAAGTAGAGCGGCACGAGGCGCACGTTCAGGCCGTCGAACACGGTCGGGACGGTGTGCCCGCCCATGCCGTTGCCGGCGTCGACGACGACGGTCAGCTCCGGGCCGCCGTCCAGCGACGACAGGTCGACCAGCGAGCGCAGGTGCCGCGCGTAGGCGGTGAGCAGGTCCTCGGTGCGGACCGTCCCGGTCGCGGCGCCGGCCGGGACGCCCTCGGCGAGGAACCGGGCGGCCTCGTCGCGGATGGTGGCGAGCCCGCTGTCCTGGCCGATCGGGACGGCACCGGCCCGGCAGAGCTTGATGCCGTTGTAGCGGGCCGGGTTGTGGCTGGCGGTGAACATCGCGCCCGGCAGGTCCTGCGACCCGGAGCCGAAGTAGAGCATGTCGGTGCTGGCCAGGCCGATGTCGACGACGTCGAGCCCCTGCCCGGTGACGCCGTCGGCGAAGGCAGCTGCCAGGGCGGGTGAGCTGTCGCGCATGTCGCGTCCGACGATCACCGCCGCCGGGGCCGGGCGGTCGGCCGCGACCAGCCGTGCGGTCGCCGCGCCGAGCGCGCGCGCCGTCGGTTCGTCCAGCTGGTCGCCGACGACACCGCGGATGTCGTAGGCCTTCACGATCGCCGAGAGGTCGGGCACGGCGTCTGACCCTAGCGCAGCGGGTTCACCCGTCCGCGCAGGTCCCGGGGCCGTGACGGTCCGGCACGACCCGTCACGGAGCGTTCAGCCGTGCCAGGCCGGTCAGTCGTCGTCACCGGGGGCCGGCAGGACCCGCAGGTGCCCGCGCCGTCCGGTGCCGCCGGGCCGGGCCACCACCTCGACCGGCCGGTCCACCCGGCCCGCCTCGCGGACGGCGTCGGCGAGCGCGGTCAGGTCCTCGCCGCTGTGCTGGGGCGGGGCGAACTCGCCCTCGAACCGGACGACCTCCCAGCCGCGGGGCGCGGTGAGGTTGTGCGCGTGCGCGGTGCACAGGTCGTAGGAGTGCGGTTCGGGCTGCGTGGCCAGCGGGCCGACGACCGCGGTGGAGTCGGCGTAGACGTAGGTGAGCGTGGCGACGGCGAGCTCGGTGCAGCCCGTCCGTGAACATCTCCGCACACTCAACACACCGGGGACGATAGCCCGTACCCGTCCGTCCTCCGTACTGCGACGCGCACCCGTGGTGGAGCCGTCGTCCGGCCGGGGCCCGTCGCGGCTCGGCTCACCGGGGCATCCGGCCTAGAATGCCCGGGTGTCCACCGCGAACCGCCTGCTGCGCCGTACCCCCCGCCGCCGGGACCGCCGCGGCCGGGGCCTGCGCGGGTTGATGTACCCGGTGACCACACCCGCGTTCCGGACCCGGGCCGAACGCTTCGACGCGAAGGTCCTCGAGGCCCTCGAACCGATCGAGGCCCGCTGGGGGCCGGAGCTGGCCGATGTGGACCTGGCCGTCGACGACGTGCCGGCCGTCGACCGGACGTCGCCGGACGAGGTCGTGTGGGGTGCCGGGGTGCTGGCCGACGTCGGCGTGCCGCTGGCGCACCTGGTGCCGGCCGGGGTCGACTCCGCCGGGCTGCCGACCCGGGCCCGGATCGTGCTCTACCGGCGCCCGCTCGAGGCGCGCGCCCGCAACGGCGAGGACCTCGCCGACCTCGTGCACGAGGTCCTCGTCGAGCAGGTCGCCGAGTACCTCAACATCGAGCCCGACGCCGTCGACGGCGGCTGACGGGCCGGGCCCGCACACGACGACGCCCGGGGCGCCTGTCGGCACCCCGGGCGTCCGTGGCTCGTCCCCCGTCCGGGCTAGTGCCCCGTCACGCAACGTCGGTGCGGAAATCGGTGGATCCAGGGGTTCGCCGGCAAGGCGCCGGCCGGGCCCAGTACCGGGCGTACTCGGCCCGGTCGGCAACGCCGCCGGCGGGCGCCTGGGCCGCCGAGTTCCGTGCCGAACGTTGCGTGACGGGGCACTACACCGCGGCGCGGCGCAGCCGGCGCCGCTCCCGCTCGGACAGCCCGCCCCAGATCCCGAACCGCTCGTCCTGGGCCAGCGCGTAGTCCAGGCACTCGGCCCGCACCTCGCACCCGGCGCAGATGCGCTTGGCCTCCCGCGTGGAGCCGCCCTTCTCCGGGAAGAACGCCTCCGGGTCGGTCTGCGCACACAGCGCGCGCTCCTGCCAGTCCGGCACCTCGTCCCCGGATGCCTCGTCCAGCAGCAGATTCTTCAGATCCAGTACCTGCGCCACCCGGTCGTGATCCTCGGTGACCGGCTGCAGTGCCCCCTCGGCCACCGCCGGCCGCAGCATCCGCATGAATCCCTCGACGTCGTCCACTCGCCCACCTCCCCGCAATGCACCGGCGAATGACACCGCTGTAAGTACAGCGCTGACGTTCGCTCGGTGCAAGCCGGCTCTGCCGAACGAGTGAAGGCCCACGTCGCTGTGTTTAGGCCGTCGGGGAGGATGGGTACGTGCCAGCCCTC
It contains:
- the manA gene encoding mannose-6-phosphate isomerase, class I — protein: MELLENPIRTYAWGSRTVIADLLGEPVPSPHPQAELWLGAHPAAPSTVQGRGAPRPLCELIADDPAAALGPGRDRWEGRLPFLLKVLAAEEPLSLQAHPSLEQAREGWARENAAGIAVDAPDRNYRDANHKPELLCALTDFVALVGFREPNRTVALLRALDVPQLAPHVDLLAGQPGPDGLRALFTTWITLPQSMLDSLVPALQEGAVRLLAGDPGAWEGEAKMVLDLSERYPNDAGVLAALLLNRITLKPGEGLYLPAGNLHAYLTGAGIELMANSDNVLRGGLTPKHVDVPELLRVLDFAAPPPPVRRPSPDPGTDGWQRYEVPVEEFLLRRADTTGRDKLDVPGTGARIMLCTAGEAAVEVHGSTVELPRGAAVFLAATDTGAVLTTGDAGATVFLAGDAL
- a CDS encoding phosphomannomutase/phosphoglucomutase, translated to MPDLSAIVKAYDIRGVVGDQLDEPTARALGAATARLVAADRPAPAAVIVGRDMRDSSPALAAAFADGVTGQGLDVVDIGLASTDMLYFGSGSQDLPGAMFTASHNPARYNGIKLCRAGAVPIGQDSGLATIRDEAARFLAEGVPAGAATGTVRTEDLLTAYARHLRSLVDLSSLDGGPELTVVVDAGNGMGGHTVPTVFDGLNVRLVPLYFELDGTFPNHEANPLDPANLVDLQKAVVMEGADLGLAFDGDADRCFAVDERGEAVSPSAITGLVAARELDRASAAGETDVAVIHNLITSRAVPELVAEHGGRPVRTRVGHSFIKQTMAETGAVFGGEHSAHYYFRDFWKADSGMLAALHLLAALGEHRAAGRGPLSGLMAGYDRYAASGEINSTVTDQAATVAEIEEVFGSRDGVELDRLDGLTVTLADGSWFNLRASNTEPLLRLNVEAADDAAVRALVDEVLAVVRS
- a CDS encoding amino acid permease, which translates into the protein MTVTNRGGGMFRTKTVEQAILDTEEPEFQLKKALGPVQLTVMGIGVLIGTGVFVLAGEAAALYSGPAVSLSFLVSGIVCALAALCYAEFASTVPVAGSAYTFSYASMGEFIAWMIGWDLILEFTLGAATVAKGWSGYFDSVLGGLGLEVPEAISGGPGSGGVIDLPAVFVALAMMVVLIIGIKLSAWVNATITTLKLLIVAGIILIGAFYVSGANWTPFIPPSQPADYSEAVGGQPLLLQIFGIDTGFGLTGVFTGAAIVFFAYLGFDIVATLSEEVKNPQRTMPIGIIASLAIATVLYIIVSLIYTGILPYDQLGVEAPAAAAMAATGVPAAEFIISLGILIGLTVVIMTLMLGQTRVAFAMSRDHLLPPALGKVHPTFRTPYRLTIITGVVAAALSGFLELTELANLVNIGTLAAFVLVSIGVIVLRRTRPDLHRTFRVPLMPVLPILSAILCFAVALFLPGSTWLRFILWMIIGTAVYFLYGRRHSRVLTGDKA
- a CDS encoding SIS domain-containing protein — translated: MNGVLDDTLLADPGQLAARDTTGVLRAAATAGAQVRSAVQACAEAGLERLRGHRPRALVFLRRPGVSGAVADLVTALLGDRCPVPVVHADRVPGWIGPLDVVVAHTGDPVDPELADSVAVAVRRGAEVILSTPDTGPVAQAGAGRARLVEPRIPLPGGLGFAQALAVALVTVAELELISPAPDLDALAEALDAEAERSQPGHEPFVNPAKSLALRLAERTPLLWGVDAAAAAVARHGAAALATHAGVVAHAEILGQAGTLAGLRVAVDVADRERDVFHDPFDDPAPGDAAPPPRLVLLGTGEEDPQLVSRRVLGREWPTADVAHPVEEVPRGTPDAVLRRAGVLAVRADIAAVYLGLATRATLAT
- the ahcY gene encoding adenosylhomocysteinase, which produces MTASETTGHPKLQNVNGLDFAIADINEAEYGRKDIRLAENEMPGLIDLRREYAEAKPLAGARIAGSLHMTTQTAVLIETLVSLGAQVRWVSCNIFSTQDYAAAATVVGPHGTPENPQGVPVFAWKGETLEDYWWCTEQLFKFRDEQGNIVGPNMILDDGGDATLLVHKGVEFEKAGAVPTVADDDLTVPDEYRVILETLRRSLAEDPKRWTTIASDIRGVTEETTTGVNRLYQLAEQGQLLFPAINVNDSVTKSKFDNKYGIRHSLIDGLNRATDVLLGGKVAVVCGYGDVGKGSAEALAGQGCRVIVSEIDPICALQALLEGFQVAKVEDVIHTADVVVTTTGNKDIITTELMQKMKHQAILCNVGHFDNEIDMAGLARIPGINKVNIKPQVDEWVFPDGHTILVLSEGRLMNLGNATGHPSFVMSNSFANQTIAQIELFTKHEEYDNEVYRLPKHLDEKVARVHVLALGGELTTLTKDQAEYIGVDVEGPYKPEHYRY
- a CDS encoding glutamate mutase L, whose amino-acid sequence is MTDPRSAGPGTPDSAAVCLDVGSSWTKAVLIRPDGTPEGFAEHPTTADVLEGIDAAVAAAVASVGRRAGGLAPDVLACSSAGGPLRLAVVGAERLTSTEAGHRVCHSAGARVVGVHAGPLESDGARELAGQRPGAVLLLGGSAGDDPGVLLHNARRLARIRGRWPVLLAVADDLRDDALGLLRAGGRAVTTCPDLVPRPGEIVPGPVRDAVADLYARQVLGMRPGPGRFAALAPTRTPAAVAAGAEALARLTGSRVVVVDVGSATTDVHLATPSGGPAVMTVEGDLGVRDGAGGVLVEGQTEGIMDPVEADLLGPAVAALEGSGPAVPADRGAAAEDRRLAAVAAVVALRRHLRYTGRLDAGVPVGAVATEPGAAPPPDAHGEIGLVVLTGGVFRQRDPAGLAAVAGTVRHDPVLLPALAQVEVRVDSESVLAPAGLLAAHGRHGAARSLLAERLPG
- a CDS encoding Trm112 family protein — encoded protein: MSVQLDPQLLEILACPCDAHAPLTPGDGTLTCTDCGRSYPVTGGIPVLLLDEALPGTGPARDDG
- a CDS encoding WhiB family transcriptional regulator: MDLKNLLLDEASGDEVPDWQERALCAQTDPEAFFPEKGGSTREAKRICAGCEVRAECLDYALAQDERFGIWGGLSERERRRLRRAAV
- a CDS encoding metallopeptidase family protein gives rise to the protein MSTANRLLRRTPRRRDRRGRGLRGLMYPVTTPAFRTRAERFDAKVLEALEPIEARWGPELADVDLAVDDVPAVDRTSPDEVVWGAGVLADVGVPLAHLVPAGVDSAGLPTRARIVLYRRPLEARARNGEDLADLVHEVLVEQVAEYLNIEPDAVDGG
- a CDS encoding DUF3499 domain-containing protein produces the protein MRRCSRTGCTELAVATLTYVYADSTAVVGPLATQPEPHSYDLCTAHAHNLTAPRGWEVVRFEGEFAPPQHSGEDLTALADAVREAGRVDRPVEVVARPGGTGRRGHLRVLPAPGDDD